From Calliphora vicina chromosome 3, idCalVici1.1, whole genome shotgun sequence:
gtactatttccttattgcaatggtactttttaaatattttataataatacatatacattacatttatacacattttgcattttctataataatggacccagaaatatgaaattagacatttacaattagattcacaaagtgagacttgatagtactatttctttcttctaattggggtggcgaagcgcaccgggtcagctagttcaaaataaatttcacttcacgatcggactagccgtttagaaatgtcacatttatttccaaaaaattttgtttctgccCCAAATTTTGTTGATGGTATCGTTATGGACGTAAActtatatactatttttttcaaaatcataaacGCTAACGAAATAATTTAGAATTGAGATTGGTTGcatagattttaaaaatgtttgccctgtatttttaactaaaaattcatttaattttatgttaaaaattcgCTTGAGTGAAATgaattttacttatatttttgatagaaaataaaagtaaagttTATACGATAATTTTAATCTATACAGTTTATTACATAAGGTATGTAACTTTAGAAACATAGAACAATTATGGTGATCTAATTCGTACGGCGGCTTGTGGGGAAGATGAACTTAGTAGTGGTGGATGGAGAAACACTACTTCGTGGCTTGTTAGCTGAGTCCTTTTGAAATCTTTGgaatagaaacaaaatatatacataaatttattcgaatttaataaaactttttcattgTACCTCTTCTTCAATAGCTTCCAAACATTTGGTTTCAGcacaaacagcaaaaatataaaaattccctGAATGGCATTTGCAAAATCGCTGAGTACAAACATAAAGTCCCAGTCTTCATTTTCACGCATACAGTAGGATACAATATCGAAAAGCCAGGATATACCCATGATCAGAAATAAACGTAAAAGGACAATTGCACTGGGCGAGAGAGAGCAAGAGCGATAGATATACAGTGAgccgcaaaagtgagtatacaccaaaaattattggatattttttaagataatgaaaattctaaaatttatccatgattaaaattttaaagtttcggtttgatagagattggcttgaataatatctttggttgtgaaaaatatagatttaagtcggactataatgattttcatgatcttaaaaaatcaaaaaattcgctgctgtttactcacttttgaggctcactgtatgtagaaatgtatttgtatttaatatggGTTTGCTACTATTTTATACTCACTTTTCTTGAAAGAATTTTTCTCTGACTGTAATTCTTTCCACATTGCGTCGCACCTTATAGATTCTAGCCGTCATATAGACAAAAGTTGCaaaattgaaaagtaaaatGACTAGAATGGGGCCATAAAAATAAAGAGCCGCCGACCATTTTTTAGCTAAAATAGAtggagaatttttattttaatattacaattaTTCCATTACTTACTATCCAAAGAACACATTTCCCCATCAATACCAGGCTTATAAATATCATCCACAGTGGGTGACAGTTGTATATATATAATACAAAATGTTGCCAGGCCGGCACTCAACCATACATACAGGGAATACAAAATAAACTGTTTGCTATTCTTTGTTGGACTCAACTCAACATTGGTTCCTTTGAAATTCTTCCAAATGTCATAACATAAAACGCTCAACCATAAAAAGGTCGCCATAAAGAAAAAGTAACTTGTGAAACcttaaagaaaatttctcacattaattaaaaattaataaaaatacgaGTATGCttacaaattaaataactcACCCAGAAAACTGCATGTTATAACATCGAAAGTTAATTTCGAAATACTTATGAAACTAATAATAGCATAGGCCATGGTCAGTGACAAAAGATAACAAATCAATAGTTTACCACACAGATTTTCCCTCAATTCCTTTAATACTAAATACACCAGTATGGTGGGTATTAGAAATAATACTGAAATGGCCATAGCTGAAATAAAAgacatttgaattttgttttttttttacaagacttacaagaaaaaaaaatttcattaaatttaccATATGTATTTAAGAGTAGTTGCCAGGAGGCCAGATTCTCAGTTTGGCAGCTGAATGGTGTTAGTATGTATTCAGAAGAATCGTCGCTCAGGCGTGGTGAATAACAATAGTTCAAAGTGTCGAGGCATGATTGATCAgttgcaaaatataaaattccgtcctgaaaatattaaatatgttaaatatatGCTACATATCGTTAGCTTTGATAGCAaatgttcctaatatttgcaatcctattaaaatgttgatataaatttcaatgaaattttcaacgtttttaacATTTATCATTAATTAGAATATCAAAACAACCGGTTTCtgttttaacaagtaagagaactatattcggctgtgccgaatcttatatacgctTCGCCAaattacaccgtacgacactcaatattagacacgaaccggatgatatacgtctgaaacaataaattaaatggagaaaaactgcgttttcagtttatCATTTCGTgagtacaattttaaaaaaatgttttaaaattcttcTATGTCAAATTTAGTTACAAATAATGAAGaagaattgtaaaatatttcgtattatttttattttatcctgtaaggatcaaaagatgtgtaaaatgtcaaattagtgccaaattttatgaattatctttaaacctgcgacctgtattTTGATTACAAGGACGgtcatcgcttagtcgactcagaaagtgatcctgaggtatactttaaggtgtgtgttgggacaatatttttgtatgttgcaaacaacagacctaacccattatacctcccccactatggtggtgtagtttataaacatgcacttttcttaataaaacttttttgtatactaatcatttttttttatattttaatttgaccgttatacatatgggggatttcatgtcaagtgaaccaacttttgaaatcgatgtcttccgatcgggatgaaatttgcaccaaggttagctctattggatagtaactcagacacaatttttcaacaacatcggtcgagaactctctgagttatagggggtaaaattttgacaatttggtcaaacaggggttttttcttatccatgtaacttattacctattgttcttagcaaaatgtgttccaaatagtatagatagctatttcttcgatctttcgaaaaaaaatatttaaaaaaaaaaataaaaaatttttaatattttttttccgaaatcaaaaacttttttgacttttttttaaaatacgctatttttttttatttttcttaaaataaagtttagatattttccttgaacacctacttggtcgcttagtgggatgcgagtgggatatctatcaaaataaatattttgtaactcaaaacataaaatttttgactttttttgcaaaatcaaaaactttgttgactttttttttcaaaatggacccttttttaatctttttttttaggtcaaacaaaagcttagatattatccttgaagacccttttggtcgcttagtgggatgcgagtgggatatctatcaaaataaatattttttaactcaagacttacaatttttgactttttttttgcaaatacgattttttttccaaatgggcccttttttttaaattttttttgtagtcaaaagaaagcttaggtccattcctttaagatatttttagtcccttagtgggatgcgagtaggatatctatcaaaataaatattttgtaacgcaaacatacaattttttaatttttttttgcaaaatcaaaatttttttccaatatgggcccttttttaattttttttttttgctcaaaagaaagcctaggtccattcctttaagatatttttagtcccttagtgggatgcgagtgggatatctatcaaaataaatattttgtaacgcaagacatacaattttttaattttgttttgcaaaatcgaaatttttttccaatatgggacttttttttaaaattttttttgctcaaatgaaagcttaggtcttttcctttaagacctattttgtcacttaggaagatgtgagtaggatatctattaaaataaaaatgttgtaactcaagacattcaattattgactttttttttgcaaattcgaattttttttcaaaatgggcccttttttaaaaatttttttttagtcaaaagaaagcttaggtccattcctttaagatattttaggtcccttagtgggatacgagtgggatatctatcaaaataaatattttgtaactcaagatatacaatttttgattttttggcaaaatcaaaaacttttttgacttttttttaaaatgggccctttttgtaatttttttttttgctataaagaaagcttaggcctattcctttaagatggttttgatcgcttagtgggatgcgagtgggatatatatcaaaataaatgttttgtaactcaagacatacaatttttgtgttaaaacatttattttgatagatatcccactcgcatcccactaagggactaaaaatatcttaaaggaatggacctaggctttcttttgagcaaaaaaaaaaattaaaaaaggacccatattggaaaaaaattttgattttgcaaaaaaaaattaaaaaattgtatgtcttgcgttacaaaatatttattttgatagatatcctactcgcatcccactaagggactaaaaatatcttaaaggaatggacctaagctttcttttgactacaaaaaaaattttaaaaaaagggcccatttggaaaaaaaaatcgtatttgcaaaaaaaaaagtcaaaaattgtaagtcttgagttaaaaaatatttattttgatagatatcccactcgcatcccactaagcgaccaaaagggtcttcaaggataatatctaagcttttgtttgacctaaaaaaaaagattaaaaaagggtccattttgaaaaaaaaagtcaacaaagtttttgattttgcaaaaaaagtcaaaaattttatgttttgagttacaaaatatttattttgatagatatcccactcgcatcccactaagcgaccaagtaggtgttcaaggaaaatatctaaactttattttaagaaaaataaaaaaaatagcgtattttaaaaaaaagtcaaaaaagtttttgatttcggaaaaaaaatattaaaaattttttattttttttttaaatattttttttcgaaagatcgaagaaatagctatctatactatttggaacacattttgctaagaacaataggtaataagttacatggataagaaaaaacccctgtttgaccaaattgtcaaaattttaccccctataactcagagagttctcgaccgatgttgttgaaaaattgtgtctgagttactatccaatagagctaaccttggtgcaaatttcatcccgatcggaagacatcgatttcaaaagttggttcacttgacatgaaatcccccatatatataaaggatgaaattttgacatttagtatagaatattggggtctttaacgcactatttttttaaaaggaatttattggcaatcttaaaggatattaaaggataaacattttaaaggaaatttttgacatattttgatccatacaggataaaataaagataatacaaaatattttacatatcttcttgttcttttgaacacaacttgtcattgttggaatagaaggagtatttttaaatattttttgaaaaatttacttctttgaaactttgaagtccttaaaaaaggacacaggatcacgaaatgaaaaactgaaaacacagtttttctccattaaatttatagtttcagaaaTATATCATCcagttcgtgtctaacgaatttttctccatttgtcggacggtgttatactttaaaataaaaataaaattaggtaaacaaaatttattttttttttccaaatttaacagTGCTGGTAGACacgttatatatcaatggatagaggattttgtctacttttcaaaaatgtatatagctttTGActgttaaaaaattcatggaatagttttttgaattttttttgaaatttcacagttatgtagatttttctatttaaaatggaaaaataaaaacaaatttttgtcaaGTATCCCgcatttcccaaaaaaatcttgaaaaatcccaaaaatgggattttttcgttttttggctataatatccataataggggcgggttatcggaaccctttacaaactAATTAAGatcttattgggccatctaaaataggttactatattttgatatcgagtatgcgatttgagaatttttgctctaaatttgaattttacaaaaaaaagaggCATTTTTTGAACGGACCTggtcccgtcggtatcaaaaattataaatctttttttcatttaaaatatttgacgtagagttagcttttcaaaaagtacaaattcattataaatcctcttagaaaatttttagataacttaaaaagaattaaagtacttttttcccaaaaaaattgcgaaaaatcgccttttttaattttttttatattcaaacacttctttctttatttgatatatagatctattgttaatcctataaaggaaaatggataaaatcggagaatatttggaaccgcggtcacaaaaaaactggtgtagggtgggtaaaaatttttaaaattaaattttcaaatgcgaatatctcctaagctatagaagataattgatagctacgacgaggtttaatgtagtgctcgacgaggagattctgtatgtgtaatttttttttaatcggaacacaaacgaagaaatagtatcattttaaaaattgaacatacccggttcctactttgggaacccctggtcccgctcctggtggggtcatgaggtccaaattcaaaacttaaactcgactgcacttcctctttgcgcatgtgaaatttcattcaaatcgggtttagggtttagaagttacagatttatttccctgtttttttattctcataccactgtgcaccgtGTAATGAACCAATAAGCAGGAAATTAAACACTGACTGAGttagaaactaaaaaagagACTCACAAATACATTTTTCCAACTAATAGTACGTTTTATACTATAAAGGAATCATTAATcggactttttttttattttaatggtattttttgaacattttataa
This genomic window contains:
- the LOC135955487 gene encoding G-protein coupled receptor Mth2-like — encoded protein: MDSQDSFAIVAETKEEMDMKLKLLKLQKSISGYDDNNKHEKCPFENTVNLTDQQQYENGSYVYQGILIPPEKQQLYDYNLKFQRDRETVPQHLRGCICEDRPCMKLCCKVDEYYDDTGNTSKCEKITQEMKVTWQLPIQLKNGTTNVVNLFNHFTTQVGLPCWMPEALDYNIDDWILQEDGILYFATDQSCLDTLNYCYSPRLSDDSSEYILTPFSCQTENLASWQLLLNTYAMAISVLFLIPTILVYLVLKELRENLCGKLLICYLLSLTMAYAIISFISISKLTFDVITCSFLGFTSYFFFMATFLWLSVLCYDIWKNFKGTNVELSPTKNSKQFILYSLYVWLSAGLATFCIIYIQLSPTVDDIYKPGIDGEMCSLDTKKWSAALYFYGPILVILLFNFATFVYMTARIYKVRRNVERITVREKFFQENAIVLLRLFLIMGISWLFDIVSYCMRENEDWDFMFVLSDFANAIQGIFIFLLFVLKPNVWKLLKKRFQKDSANKPRSSVSPSTTTKFIFPTSRRTN